A single region of the Solwaraspora sp. WMMD406 genome encodes:
- a CDS encoding class I SAM-dependent methyltransferase, with protein sequence MPKESYMRVETVDPVAVADMDYSRFVGFIRERNRPSGGIRSVQEATIHARIGRNSRVLEIGSNTGFASVNIALLTGASVVGIDLQEESVAEATRYARQQGVADRVDFRVGDVRSLRFSDGEFDAVWVSNVVSFVADQHAMLSECQRVLAPGGTLITIPIYYREQPPQALVDRVSAAIANQIDVRSKSSWRTFFESRHNLELYHEADYDYVDRTDQEIVEYCDTLLSKEHLRTFTDAQLDQIRDRASEFMMLFNENLRYTGFSVMLFQKRLVRDEVELFLSRPAVSPSERG encoded by the coding sequence ATGCCCAAGGAAAGCTACATGCGTGTGGAAACCGTGGATCCAGTGGCCGTAGCCGACATGGACTACTCTCGCTTCGTCGGTTTCATCCGAGAAAGAAATCGCCCGTCCGGGGGGATTCGTTCAGTTCAGGAAGCGACCATCCATGCTCGCATCGGCCGGAACAGTCGCGTTCTCGAGATCGGCAGCAACACCGGATTCGCGTCGGTCAACATAGCACTCCTCACCGGCGCCTCAGTGGTGGGAATCGATCTCCAGGAGGAGTCCGTCGCGGAGGCCACCCGATACGCGCGGCAGCAGGGTGTCGCGGATCGCGTCGATTTTCGCGTGGGCGACGTGCGGAGTCTGCGCTTCTCGGATGGCGAGTTCGACGCGGTGTGGGTGAGCAACGTGGTCTCTTTCGTGGCTGATCAGCACGCCATGCTGAGTGAATGCCAACGGGTCCTCGCCCCCGGCGGCACCCTGATCACCATTCCGATCTACTACCGCGAGCAACCGCCACAAGCGTTGGTAGACAGGGTATCCGCGGCCATCGCCAACCAGATCGACGTGCGAAGCAAGAGCAGTTGGCGGACCTTCTTCGAATCCAGGCATAACCTGGAACTCTATCATGAAGCGGACTACGACTACGTGGATCGTACCGATCAGGAGATAGTCGAGTACTGCGACACGCTGTTGTCGAAGGAGCACCTGCGTACCTTCACCGATGCTCAGCTGGACCAGATTCGGGATCGAGCGTCTGAATTCATGATGCTGTTCAACGAAAACCTCCGCTACACGGGGTTCTCGGTCATGCTCTTTCAAAAGCGGCTCGTCCGGGACGAGGTGGAACTGTTCCTGAGTCGCCCTGCCGTGTCGCCGTCGGAACGTGGCTGA
- a CDS encoding alanine racemase — MADVAAVRERLRWLRELRLPIGRTPLAVVDLDRITESVDLVRRSAPHSRLTYALKASYFAPLVRSMRQAGVGVSVFSDLELALARRAGFPPADIVYNGVGRTGRSLNDAVESGVQVTVESMDELHALLRKRAGAARPAAIGLRVNGAHCSDIDAAVKYQVLGLPVGEVARAADLIAGSGLRINGIGFHLFQNQVTNDAHLSYVRSLVPTLRKLAGHPAAAVTFVDVGGGFASRLETGDQRAADTFAGIEQEIRDRLGVDPVFELGRFLASDAQLIVSRVVDVRSTSAGHRIVLLDASTNYLIPAPGHRFRVAPVAPEGSGDQSSPATFVDRLGSKISSHLCGRLAPGDLVVVLNCGAYTDVMKEHFVYPLPEVVAISRGSIVVTAPAGDGHDVAQYHHWHRVAEVVDQ, encoded by the coding sequence GTGGCTGACGTCGCGGCGGTCCGGGAACGGCTGCGGTGGCTCCGTGAGCTCCGCCTGCCGATCGGGCGGACCCCACTGGCGGTCGTCGATCTCGACCGGATAACGGAGAGTGTCGATCTGGTACGGCGTTCGGCGCCGCACAGCCGGCTCACCTATGCGCTGAAGGCCTCCTATTTCGCACCGCTGGTTCGCTCGATGCGGCAGGCCGGCGTCGGCGTGAGCGTCTTCTCGGATCTGGAGCTCGCACTCGCCCGGCGCGCGGGCTTTCCGCCGGCGGACATCGTCTACAACGGCGTCGGCCGTACCGGCCGGTCGCTGAACGACGCGGTGGAATCCGGTGTCCAGGTCACCGTCGAGTCAATGGACGAACTTCACGCTCTGCTGCGGAAGCGTGCCGGTGCCGCCCGACCCGCTGCCATCGGGCTGCGCGTCAATGGGGCGCACTGTAGCGACATCGACGCGGCGGTGAAGTACCAGGTGCTCGGCCTTCCAGTGGGCGAAGTCGCGCGGGCCGCCGACCTGATCGCCGGGTCTGGCCTACGCATCAACGGGATCGGCTTTCACCTGTTCCAGAACCAGGTGACGAACGACGCCCACCTGTCATACGTTCGATCACTCGTACCGACGCTGCGGAAGCTCGCCGGGCACCCCGCTGCCGCGGTAACGTTCGTGGACGTCGGCGGCGGCTTCGCGAGCCGGCTGGAGACAGGCGACCAGCGTGCCGCAGACACGTTCGCCGGCATCGAACAGGAGATCCGTGATCGGCTGGGGGTAGACCCAGTCTTCGAACTCGGCAGATTCCTGGCGTCGGACGCGCAGTTGATCGTTAGCCGGGTCGTGGACGTCCGCTCTACGTCCGCCGGACACCGAATCGTCCTGCTCGACGCGTCGACGAACTACCTGATACCGGCGCCAGGGCATCGATTTCGGGTAGCGCCCGTCGCTCCGGAGGGCAGCGGTGACCAGTCGTCGCCGGCTACCTTCGTGGACAGACTGGGCAGCAAGATCTCCAGCCACCTATGTGGCCGGCTCGCGCCAGGCGACCTGGTCGTCGTCCTCAACTGCGGCGCCTACACGGACGTGATGAAGGAGCACTTCGTCTATCCCCTTCCCGAGGTGGTGGCGATCAGCCGGGGAAGCATCGTGGTCACGGCACCCGCCGGCGACGGCCACGACGTGGCCCAATACCACCACTGGCATCGCGTGGCGGAGGTGGTCGATCAATGA
- a CDS encoding P-loop NTPase has protein sequence MTRFIPVYGTKGGVGKSTIATNLAYAMDAAGARVALIDLDITGPSVPDLVGGLGGTPPTMSRFRVFPGVFAGQGYCVVG, from the coding sequence ATGACCCGGTTCATCCCCGTCTACGGAACCAAGGGTGGGGTCGGCAAGTCGACGATCGCCACCAACCTGGCCTACGCCATGGACGCGGCCGGTGCCCGCGTCGCCCTGATCGACCTGGACATCACCGGCCCGAGTGTGCCCGACCTCGTCGGCGGGCTCGGCGGCACGCCGCCGACGATGTCCAGGTTCCGGGTCTTTCCCGGGGTGTTCGCCGGGCAGGGCTATTGCGTAGTCGGGTAA
- a CDS encoding ISAs1 family transposase, which produces MPSSPTEILLPHRPTDTPPPAAVTDSEHHGLFAALRAVPDPRDPRGRRYPLVSVLAVAVCAVLAGACTFAAIADWVRDLDRTAWARLGFTDRVPAATTVWRLLIRVDAQALSTVLASWLLARTTPVTRSGRRWRLVIAVDGKVVRGARLADGRQIHLLSAYDTSTGVVLAQVQIAAKSNEIPAFTPLLRLVAAQLGSLTDVLVVADALHAQTGHAEYLAAAGGHLMVTVKANRPTTFAQLKAVPWAQVPVGARTRDTGHGRTETRTVKAVTVATPGGLGFPYAQQAVRITRTRTVKGRTSRETAYLTVSLPAGQARPADLGTWARAEWHIENRLHYVRDVTLREDAHHARTGNGPAVFATLRNTAVGYHRSNGEPNIARATRRANRRSTDLIDAVTRSYPTTQ; this is translated from the coding sequence ATGCCATCATCACCCACCGAGATTCTGCTTCCGCACCGACCCACCGATACGCCACCACCGGCGGCGGTCACCGACAGCGAGCATCACGGCCTGTTCGCCGCGTTGAGGGCGGTACCCGATCCGCGTGATCCGCGTGGCCGCCGCTACCCCCTGGTCAGCGTGCTCGCCGTCGCGGTGTGCGCGGTACTGGCCGGGGCATGTACCTTCGCCGCGATCGCCGACTGGGTACGGGACCTGGACCGCACCGCGTGGGCGAGGCTCGGCTTCACCGACCGGGTTCCCGCCGCGACCACGGTGTGGCGGCTGTTGATCCGCGTCGACGCGCAGGCCCTGTCGACGGTGCTGGCCAGCTGGCTACTGGCACGCACGACACCCGTCACCCGCAGCGGGCGGCGGTGGCGCCTCGTCATCGCCGTCGACGGCAAGGTCGTACGCGGCGCCCGACTCGCCGACGGACGTCAGATCCATCTGCTGTCGGCCTACGACACCAGCACCGGCGTCGTGCTCGCCCAGGTCCAGATCGCCGCGAAGTCGAATGAGATCCCGGCGTTCACGCCCCTGCTGCGCCTGGTCGCCGCCCAGCTGGGATCGCTGACCGACGTCCTGGTCGTCGCGGACGCCCTGCACGCCCAGACCGGACACGCCGAGTACCTGGCCGCCGCCGGCGGACATCTGATGGTCACGGTCAAAGCCAACCGGCCGACCACGTTCGCCCAGCTCAAAGCTGTTCCCTGGGCGCAGGTCCCGGTTGGAGCCCGGACCCGGGACACCGGACACGGCCGCACGGAGACCCGCACCGTCAAAGCTGTCACCGTGGCGACCCCCGGCGGGCTCGGCTTCCCCTACGCCCAGCAGGCCGTCCGGATCACCCGTACCCGCACGGTGAAGGGCAGGACCAGCCGCGAAACGGCGTACCTGACGGTGTCCCTGCCCGCTGGACAGGCCCGACCCGCCGACCTCGGCACCTGGGCCCGGGCGGAGTGGCATATCGAGAACCGCCTGCACTACGTCCGCGATGTCACGTTACGTGAGGATGCCCATCACGCCCGGACCGGAAACGGACCCGCCGTCTTCGCCACACTCCGTAACACCGCGGTCGGCTACCACCGCAGCAACGGCGAACCCAACATCGCCCGCGCCACCCGACGAGCGAACCGCCGTTCTACAGACCTCATCGACGCCGTGACCAGGAGTTACCCGACTACGCAATAG